From a single Phalacrocorax carbo chromosome 10, bPhaCar2.1, whole genome shotgun sequence genomic region:
- the EPN2 gene encoding epsin-2 isoform X3 produces MTTSSIRRQMKNIVNNYSEAEIKVREATSNDPWGPSSSLMTEIADLTYNVVAFSEIMSMIWKRLNDHGKNWRHVYKALTLLDYLIKTGSERVAQQCKENIFAIQTLKDFQYIDRDGKDQGINVREKSKQLVSLLKDDERLKTERAQALKTKERMAQVATGVGSNQITFGRGSSQPNLSTSYSEQEYGKSGGSPASYHGSTSPRVSSELEQARPQTSGEEELQLQLALAMSREVAEQVSYREERLRRGDDLRLQMALEESRRDTIKIPKKKEHTTLLDLMDALPSSAPAPQKTEPWGPPAVANQTDPWGGSTVAATASDPWQSFGAKPAASVDPWAAPAGSTAQPLSKNVDPWAPAQPSSTAAKSSVDPWGPAPANKPLSTSAESGSTLPSQHSGTTSPDLFDSQHSSMTSGKQSAARKTPESFLGPNAALVNLDSLVSKPPQPVTSLNPFLAPGAATAPTPINPFQVNQPQPLTLNQMRASPVMGTSPSFSAVPPISMEPIPLSSMAPVPVGMAPIPAMGTVASITRMGQGLNVSIAGSMTQPLHSTGIPPSASQSTNTTNPFLL; encoded by the exons atgacgACTTCGTCTATTAGACGGCAGATGAAGAACATTGTGAACAATTATTCAGAGGCCGAAATAAAAGTTCGGGAAGCGACCTCTAATGACCCCTGGGGTCCCTCCAGTTCATTAATGACTGAAATAGCAGATCTGACTTACAATGTTGTGGCCTTTTCTGAAATTATGAGCATGATCTGGAAACGACTGAATGACCATGGCAAGAACTGGCGACACGTATACAAGGCCCTTACTCTGTTAGATTACCTGATTAAAACTGGTTCCGAGAGGGTGGCGCAGCAGTgtaaagagaatatttttgctATCCAGACATTGAAAGATTTCCAGTATATTGATCGAGACGGTAAAGACCAGGGCATCAATGTGAGGGAGAAATCGAAGCAGCTGGTGTCTCTTCTGAAGGATGATGAGCGACTCAAGACAGAGAGGGCCCAAGCCCTGAAGACCAAAGAACGCATGGCTCAGGTGGCTACTGGAGTGGGTAGCAATCAGATCACCTTCGGCCGCGGCTCCAGTCAGCCCAACCTATCCACCAGCTACTCAGAGCAAGAATATGGAAAGTCTGGTGGATCCCCAGCGTCTTACCATGGCT CTACATCCCCTCGAGTTTCCTCGGAGCTTGAGCAGGCTCGGCCTCAGACaagtggagaagaggagctccAACTGCAGCTCGCGCTGGCAATGAGCCGGGAAGTGGCGGAGCAGGTCAGTTACCGT GAGGAGCGCCTCAGACGCGGAGATGATCTGAGATTACAGATGGCTCTGGAGGAGAGTCGCAGAGACACAATTAAAATTCCCAAAAAGAAGGAG CATACCACTCTCTTGGACCTAATGGATGCCCTGCCCTCGTCGGCACCGGCCCCACAGAAAACGGAGCCTTGGGGACCTCCAGCTGTTGCAAACCAAACTGATCCCTGGGGAGGATCCACAGTTGCAGCTACTGCCTCTGACCCGTGGCAATCCTTTG GTGCCAAACCAGCTGCTTCCGTTGACCCTTGGGCAGCACCAGCAGGATCCACAGCTCAGCCTCTGTCCAAAAATGTGGACCCGTGGGCTCCTGCTCAGCCATCTTCTACTGCAGCAAAATCTTCTGTGGATCCTTGGGGACCAGCACCTGCCAACAAACCTCTCTCCACTTCTG CTGAATCAGGTTCCACTTTGCCATCTCAGCATAGCGGTACCACAAGTCCCGATCTCTTTGATTCCCAGCACTCAAGCATGACATCAGGCAAACAAAGTGCGGCTCGGAAAACCCCTGAGTCTTTTTTGGGCCCCAATGCTGCTTTGGTGAACCTGGATTCACTGGTGTCTAAGCCACCACAACCTGTTACTTCGCTGAATCCATTCTTGGCACCAG GCGCCGCTACAGCACCGACTCCAATCAACCCCTTCCAAGTGAATCAGCCTCAGCCACTCACTCTAAATCAGATGAGAGCGAGTCCTGTGATGGGAACCAGCCCTTCCTTCAGTGCTGTGCCACCGATAAGCATGGAGCCAATACCTCTGTCTTCCATGGCCCCAGTGCCTGTGGGAATGGCACCGATACCAGCTATGGGCACTGTGGCATCCATAACGAGGATGGGCCAGGGGCTGAACGTGAGCATTGCAGGATCAATGACCCAACCTCTTCACAGTACAGGAATCCCGCCGTCAGCGTCCCAGTCGACAAATACAACTAACCCTTTTCTCCTATAA
- the EPN2 gene encoding epsin-2 isoform X4 → MTTSSIRRQMKNIVNNYSEAEIKVREATSNDPWGPSSSLMTEIADLTYNVVAFSEIMSMIWKRLNDHGKNWRHVYKALTLLDYLIKTGSERVAQQCKENIFAIQTLKDFQYIDRDGKDQGINVREKSKQLVSLLKDDERLKTERAQALKTKERMAQVATGVGSNQITFGRGSSQPNLSTSYSEQEYGKSGGSPASYHGSTSPRVSSELEQARPQTSGEEELQLQLALAMSREVAEQHTTLLDLMDALPSSAPAPQKTEPWGPPAVANQTDPWGGSTVAATASDPWQSFGAKPAASVDPWAAPAGSTAQPLSKNVDPWAPAQPSSTAAKSSVDPWGPAPANKPLSTSGSTSFDLFSNLNGTVKDDFSEFDTLRTSKKPAESGSTLPSQHSGTTSPDLFDSQHSSMTSGKQSAARKTPESFLGPNAALVNLDSLVSKPPQPVTSLNPFLAPGAATAPTPINPFQVNQPQPLTLNQMRASPVMGTSPSFSAVPPISMEPIPLSSMAPVPVGMAPIPAMGTVASITRMGQGLNVSIAGSMTQPLHSTGIPPSASQSTNTTNPFLL, encoded by the exons atgacgACTTCGTCTATTAGACGGCAGATGAAGAACATTGTGAACAATTATTCAGAGGCCGAAATAAAAGTTCGGGAAGCGACCTCTAATGACCCCTGGGGTCCCTCCAGTTCATTAATGACTGAAATAGCAGATCTGACTTACAATGTTGTGGCCTTTTCTGAAATTATGAGCATGATCTGGAAACGACTGAATGACCATGGCAAGAACTGGCGACACGTATACAAGGCCCTTACTCTGTTAGATTACCTGATTAAAACTGGTTCCGAGAGGGTGGCGCAGCAGTgtaaagagaatatttttgctATCCAGACATTGAAAGATTTCCAGTATATTGATCGAGACGGTAAAGACCAGGGCATCAATGTGAGGGAGAAATCGAAGCAGCTGGTGTCTCTTCTGAAGGATGATGAGCGACTCAAGACAGAGAGGGCCCAAGCCCTGAAGACCAAAGAACGCATGGCTCAGGTGGCTACTGGAGTGGGTAGCAATCAGATCACCTTCGGCCGCGGCTCCAGTCAGCCCAACCTATCCACCAGCTACTCAGAGCAAGAATATGGAAAGTCTGGTGGATCCCCAGCGTCTTACCATGGCT CTACATCCCCTCGAGTTTCCTCGGAGCTTGAGCAGGCTCGGCCTCAGACaagtggagaagaggagctccAACTGCAGCTCGCGCTGGCAATGAGCCGGGAAGTGGCGGAGCAG CATACCACTCTCTTGGACCTAATGGATGCCCTGCCCTCGTCGGCACCGGCCCCACAGAAAACGGAGCCTTGGGGACCTCCAGCTGTTGCAAACCAAACTGATCCCTGGGGAGGATCCACAGTTGCAGCTACTGCCTCTGACCCGTGGCAATCCTTTG GTGCCAAACCAGCTGCTTCCGTTGACCCTTGGGCAGCACCAGCAGGATCCACAGCTCAGCCTCTGTCCAAAAATGTGGACCCGTGGGCTCCTGCTCAGCCATCTTCTACTGCAGCAAAATCTTCTGTGGATCCTTGGGGACCAGCACCTGCCAACAAACCTCTCTCCACTTCTG GAAGTACATCTTTTGACCTCTTCAGTAATTTGAATGGTACAGTTAAAGatgatttttctgaatttgacACACTTCGAACTTCCAAAAAGCCAG CTGAATCAGGTTCCACTTTGCCATCTCAGCATAGCGGTACCACAAGTCCCGATCTCTTTGATTCCCAGCACTCAAGCATGACATCAGGCAAACAAAGTGCGGCTCGGAAAACCCCTGAGTCTTTTTTGGGCCCCAATGCTGCTTTGGTGAACCTGGATTCACTGGTGTCTAAGCCACCACAACCTGTTACTTCGCTGAATCCATTCTTGGCACCAG GCGCCGCTACAGCACCGACTCCAATCAACCCCTTCCAAGTGAATCAGCCTCAGCCACTCACTCTAAATCAGATGAGAGCGAGTCCTGTGATGGGAACCAGCCCTTCCTTCAGTGCTGTGCCACCGATAAGCATGGAGCCAATACCTCTGTCTTCCATGGCCCCAGTGCCTGTGGGAATGGCACCGATACCAGCTATGGGCACTGTGGCATCCATAACGAGGATGGGCCAGGGGCTGAACGTGAGCATTGCAGGATCAATGACCCAACCTCTTCACAGTACAGGAATCCCGCCGTCAGCGTCCCAGTCGACAAATACAACTAACCCTTTTCTCCTATAA
- the EPN2 gene encoding epsin-2 isoform X1 — protein MTTSSIRRQMKNIVNNYSEAEIKVREATSNDPWGPSSSLMTEIADLTYNVVAFSEIMSMIWKRLNDHGKNWRHVYKALTLLDYLIKTGSERVAQQCKENIFAIQTLKDFQYIDRDGKDQGINVREKSKQLVSLLKDDERLKTERAQALKTKERMAQVATGVGSNQITFGRGSSQPNLSTSYSEQEYGKSGGSPASYHGSTSPRVSSELEQARPQTSGEEELQLQLALAMSREVAEQVSYREERLRRGDDLRLQMALEESRRDTIKIPKKKEHTTLLDLMDALPSSAPAPQKTEPWGPPAVANQTDPWGGSTVAATASDPWQSFGAKPAASVDPWAAPAGSTAQPLSKNVDPWAPAQPSSTAAKSSVDPWGPAPANKPLSTSGSTSFDLFSNLNGTVKDDFSEFDTLRTSKKPAESGSTLPSQHSGTTSPDLFDSQHSSMTSGKQSAARKTPESFLGPNAALVNLDSLVSKPPQPVTSLNPFLAPGAATAPTPINPFQVNQPQPLTLNQMRASPVMGTSPSFSAVPPISMEPIPLSSMAPVPVGMAPIPAMGTVASITRMGQGLNVSIAGSMTQPLHSTGIPPSASQSTNTTNPFLL, from the exons atgacgACTTCGTCTATTAGACGGCAGATGAAGAACATTGTGAACAATTATTCAGAGGCCGAAATAAAAGTTCGGGAAGCGACCTCTAATGACCCCTGGGGTCCCTCCAGTTCATTAATGACTGAAATAGCAGATCTGACTTACAATGTTGTGGCCTTTTCTGAAATTATGAGCATGATCTGGAAACGACTGAATGACCATGGCAAGAACTGGCGACACGTATACAAGGCCCTTACTCTGTTAGATTACCTGATTAAAACTGGTTCCGAGAGGGTGGCGCAGCAGTgtaaagagaatatttttgctATCCAGACATTGAAAGATTTCCAGTATATTGATCGAGACGGTAAAGACCAGGGCATCAATGTGAGGGAGAAATCGAAGCAGCTGGTGTCTCTTCTGAAGGATGATGAGCGACTCAAGACAGAGAGGGCCCAAGCCCTGAAGACCAAAGAACGCATGGCTCAGGTGGCTACTGGAGTGGGTAGCAATCAGATCACCTTCGGCCGCGGCTCCAGTCAGCCCAACCTATCCACCAGCTACTCAGAGCAAGAATATGGAAAGTCTGGTGGATCCCCAGCGTCTTACCATGGCT CTACATCCCCTCGAGTTTCCTCGGAGCTTGAGCAGGCTCGGCCTCAGACaagtggagaagaggagctccAACTGCAGCTCGCGCTGGCAATGAGCCGGGAAGTGGCGGAGCAGGTCAGTTACCGT GAGGAGCGCCTCAGACGCGGAGATGATCTGAGATTACAGATGGCTCTGGAGGAGAGTCGCAGAGACACAATTAAAATTCCCAAAAAGAAGGAG CATACCACTCTCTTGGACCTAATGGATGCCCTGCCCTCGTCGGCACCGGCCCCACAGAAAACGGAGCCTTGGGGACCTCCAGCTGTTGCAAACCAAACTGATCCCTGGGGAGGATCCACAGTTGCAGCTACTGCCTCTGACCCGTGGCAATCCTTTG GTGCCAAACCAGCTGCTTCCGTTGACCCTTGGGCAGCACCAGCAGGATCCACAGCTCAGCCTCTGTCCAAAAATGTGGACCCGTGGGCTCCTGCTCAGCCATCTTCTACTGCAGCAAAATCTTCTGTGGATCCTTGGGGACCAGCACCTGCCAACAAACCTCTCTCCACTTCTG GAAGTACATCTTTTGACCTCTTCAGTAATTTGAATGGTACAGTTAAAGatgatttttctgaatttgacACACTTCGAACTTCCAAAAAGCCAG CTGAATCAGGTTCCACTTTGCCATCTCAGCATAGCGGTACCACAAGTCCCGATCTCTTTGATTCCCAGCACTCAAGCATGACATCAGGCAAACAAAGTGCGGCTCGGAAAACCCCTGAGTCTTTTTTGGGCCCCAATGCTGCTTTGGTGAACCTGGATTCACTGGTGTCTAAGCCACCACAACCTGTTACTTCGCTGAATCCATTCTTGGCACCAG GCGCCGCTACAGCACCGACTCCAATCAACCCCTTCCAAGTGAATCAGCCTCAGCCACTCACTCTAAATCAGATGAGAGCGAGTCCTGTGATGGGAACCAGCCCTTCCTTCAGTGCTGTGCCACCGATAAGCATGGAGCCAATACCTCTGTCTTCCATGGCCCCAGTGCCTGTGGGAATGGCACCGATACCAGCTATGGGCACTGTGGCATCCATAACGAGGATGGGCCAGGGGCTGAACGTGAGCATTGCAGGATCAATGACCCAACCTCTTCACAGTACAGGAATCCCGCCGTCAGCGTCCCAGTCGACAAATACAACTAACCCTTTTCTCCTATAA
- the EPN2 gene encoding epsin-2 isoform X2, producing the protein MTTSSIRRQMKNIVNNYSEAEIKVREATSNDPWGPSSSLMTEIADLTYNVVAFSEIMSMIWKRLNDHGKNWRHVYKALTLLDYLIKTGSERVAQQCKENIFAIQTLKDFQYIDRDGKDQGINVREKSKQLVSLLKDDERLKTERAQALKTKERMAQVATGVGSNQITFGRGSSQPNLSTSYSEQEYGKSGGSPASYHGSTSPRVSSELEQARPQTSGEEELQLQLALAMSREVAEQEERLRRGDDLRLQMALEESRRDTIKIPKKKEHTTLLDLMDALPSSAPAPQKTEPWGPPAVANQTDPWGGSTVAATASDPWQSFGAKPAASVDPWAAPAGSTAQPLSKNVDPWAPAQPSSTAAKSSVDPWGPAPANKPLSTSGSTSFDLFSNLNGTVKDDFSEFDTLRTSKKPAESGSTLPSQHSGTTSPDLFDSQHSSMTSGKQSAARKTPESFLGPNAALVNLDSLVSKPPQPVTSLNPFLAPGAATAPTPINPFQVNQPQPLTLNQMRASPVMGTSPSFSAVPPISMEPIPLSSMAPVPVGMAPIPAMGTVASITRMGQGLNVSIAGSMTQPLHSTGIPPSASQSTNTTNPFLL; encoded by the exons atgacgACTTCGTCTATTAGACGGCAGATGAAGAACATTGTGAACAATTATTCAGAGGCCGAAATAAAAGTTCGGGAAGCGACCTCTAATGACCCCTGGGGTCCCTCCAGTTCATTAATGACTGAAATAGCAGATCTGACTTACAATGTTGTGGCCTTTTCTGAAATTATGAGCATGATCTGGAAACGACTGAATGACCATGGCAAGAACTGGCGACACGTATACAAGGCCCTTACTCTGTTAGATTACCTGATTAAAACTGGTTCCGAGAGGGTGGCGCAGCAGTgtaaagagaatatttttgctATCCAGACATTGAAAGATTTCCAGTATATTGATCGAGACGGTAAAGACCAGGGCATCAATGTGAGGGAGAAATCGAAGCAGCTGGTGTCTCTTCTGAAGGATGATGAGCGACTCAAGACAGAGAGGGCCCAAGCCCTGAAGACCAAAGAACGCATGGCTCAGGTGGCTACTGGAGTGGGTAGCAATCAGATCACCTTCGGCCGCGGCTCCAGTCAGCCCAACCTATCCACCAGCTACTCAGAGCAAGAATATGGAAAGTCTGGTGGATCCCCAGCGTCTTACCATGGCT CTACATCCCCTCGAGTTTCCTCGGAGCTTGAGCAGGCTCGGCCTCAGACaagtggagaagaggagctccAACTGCAGCTCGCGCTGGCAATGAGCCGGGAAGTGGCGGAGCAG GAGGAGCGCCTCAGACGCGGAGATGATCTGAGATTACAGATGGCTCTGGAGGAGAGTCGCAGAGACACAATTAAAATTCCCAAAAAGAAGGAG CATACCACTCTCTTGGACCTAATGGATGCCCTGCCCTCGTCGGCACCGGCCCCACAGAAAACGGAGCCTTGGGGACCTCCAGCTGTTGCAAACCAAACTGATCCCTGGGGAGGATCCACAGTTGCAGCTACTGCCTCTGACCCGTGGCAATCCTTTG GTGCCAAACCAGCTGCTTCCGTTGACCCTTGGGCAGCACCAGCAGGATCCACAGCTCAGCCTCTGTCCAAAAATGTGGACCCGTGGGCTCCTGCTCAGCCATCTTCTACTGCAGCAAAATCTTCTGTGGATCCTTGGGGACCAGCACCTGCCAACAAACCTCTCTCCACTTCTG GAAGTACATCTTTTGACCTCTTCAGTAATTTGAATGGTACAGTTAAAGatgatttttctgaatttgacACACTTCGAACTTCCAAAAAGCCAG CTGAATCAGGTTCCACTTTGCCATCTCAGCATAGCGGTACCACAAGTCCCGATCTCTTTGATTCCCAGCACTCAAGCATGACATCAGGCAAACAAAGTGCGGCTCGGAAAACCCCTGAGTCTTTTTTGGGCCCCAATGCTGCTTTGGTGAACCTGGATTCACTGGTGTCTAAGCCACCACAACCTGTTACTTCGCTGAATCCATTCTTGGCACCAG GCGCCGCTACAGCACCGACTCCAATCAACCCCTTCCAAGTGAATCAGCCTCAGCCACTCACTCTAAATCAGATGAGAGCGAGTCCTGTGATGGGAACCAGCCCTTCCTTCAGTGCTGTGCCACCGATAAGCATGGAGCCAATACCTCTGTCTTCCATGGCCCCAGTGCCTGTGGGAATGGCACCGATACCAGCTATGGGCACTGTGGCATCCATAACGAGGATGGGCCAGGGGCTGAACGTGAGCATTGCAGGATCAATGACCCAACCTCTTCACAGTACAGGAATCCCGCCGTCAGCGTCCCAGTCGACAAATACAACTAACCCTTTTCTCCTATAA